The window GCCGGCGTCCGCGAACGCGCCGGTCAGGAATCCGCGCCCGAGCGGGGAGTACGGCACCAGGGTCACCCCGAGCTCGGCGGCCGCCGGGACGGCGCTCCGCTCGACGTCCCGGCTGAAGAGCGACCACTCGGACTGCAGGGCGGCGATCGGGTGCACCGCGTGGGCCTCGCGCAGTTCCGCCCCGGTCACCTCGCTCAGGCCCAGCTGCCCGACCTTGCCCTCCCGCACCAGTTCGGCCATCGCGCCGACCGATTCGGCGAGCGGGACGAGCGGGTCCCGGCGGTGCATGTAGTACAGGTCGATGACGTCGGTGCCCAGCCGGCGCAGGCTCGCCTCGACGGCCCGACGGATGTACGCCGGGTCGTTGCGTACCCCGCGGTAGTGCGGGTCGTCGGTCCGCTCAATGGCGAACTTCGTGGCCAGCGTGATCTCGTCGCGGTGCGCGGCGACGAACGGCGCGAGGAACGTCTCGTTGGCGCCGCGGCCGTAGACGTCCGCGGTGTCGAACAGGGTGACGCCCGCTTCCAGCGCGGCCTCCAGGGTGTCCCGGGCCGCCGCCTCGTCGGTGTCGCCGTAGAACTCGCTGATCCCCATGCAGCCGAGGCCCTGGACTCCGGTCCGGGGGCCGTCGGTCCCGAGCGTCGTCGTGGCGATCTTTCCGGTACCGGTCATTCGTCAGGCCCTCTCCGACGCCGCGCGGGCGCCGCCATAGAAGTCGATCTTGAAGTCGAGGACGGCGAGCGTGCCCTGCAGCTCGGCGATCCGCTCCCTCACGTCGCGGCGGGTCGCCTCCAGCAGCTCCTGGCGTTCGGCAAAGGTGTGCTCGCCCTCGCGGACCAGCTCCGCGTACCTGACCATGTCGGCGACCGGCATCCCGGTGAGCCGGAGCTTGCCCACGAAGGCCAGCCAGTCCAGGTCGCGGTTGGTGAAGCGGCGCTGGCCCGTGTGCGAGCGGTCGACGTGCGACATCAGCCCGATCCGTTCGTACCAGCGCAGCGTGTGGGCGGTGAGCCCGCTGAGCGCGACGACCTCGCTGATGGTGTAGCGGTCCTGCCCCTCGGGGCGCGGATGCGCCTTGGGGGCGGAAGCGCAGGTGTCCGTCCGTGCGGAAGTGCTCTCCATCACCGTCATGCCCCCACGCTAGAACCTTGGAGTGCACTCCAGGCAAGCGCGGCCGGGTGGCGTTCGCCGTTTAGGCTCGTACCCATGCAGAGCCTCGCGATGATCGAGAACTGGCCCGTACCCACCGCGGCCGCCGCCGTCGTCACCGCGGACGGCACCACGGTGGGCGCCCACGGTCCCACCGCGCACCGCTTCCCGCTGGCCTCCGTCAGCAAGCCGCTCGCGGCCTACGCGGCGCTGGTGGCGTACGAGGAGGGCGCCGTCGAGCTGGACGAGCCGGCCGGGCCCGAGGGCTCCACGGTGCGCCACCTCCTCGCGCACACCAGCGGCCTCGCCTTCGACGAACACCGGGTCACGGCGGCACCCGGCACGCGGCGCCTCTACTCCAACGCGGGCTTCGAGGTGCTGGGCGACCACATCGCGAAGGCGACCGACATCCCGTTCCCCGAGTACGTGCGCCAGGCGGTGCTGGAGCCGCTGGGCATGACGGCGACGACGCTGGAGGGCTCGCCCGCCAAGGACGGCGTCTCGACCGTGGACGACCTCGCGCGCTTCGCCGCGGAGGTGCAGGCCCCCCGGTTGCTCGATCCGCGCACGGTGCTGGCGGCGCAGACCGTCGTCCACCCCGGCCTCAAGGGCGTGCTCCCCGGTTACGGACACCAGAACCCCAACGACTGGGGGCTGGGCTTCGAGATCCGCGACTCCAAGGCGCCGCACTGGACGGGATCCTCGTCCTCGCCCGCCGCCTTCGGGCACTTCGGCCAGTCCGGCACCTTCCTGTGGATCGACCCGGCGGCCGGCGCGGCCTGTGTCGCGCTGACGGACCGGGCCTTCGGGCCGTGGGCCGCCGAGGTCTGGCCGGAGTTCACCGACGCGGTGCTGGCGGAACTCGCCTCCCGCTAAGGGGAGCGCGCCTCCGGGACGCACCTGGGGGACGCACCCCTGAAAATCCGCCGGGACGCACGGCCGGGGCGCACCCGACCTCACACCGAGGCGAGCTCCCAGACCAGGGTCTCGGACCGCTCCAGCGCCTCCAGCTCCAGACCGCTCGCCCCGGTGATCCGCGCCGAGTCGCCCGGACCCAGCTCCTCGCCCCCGAGGAGCACCCGCCCGCGCACGACGTGGACGTAGACGCCCACCGCGTCGGGCACGGCGGTGCGTTCGCCCTCGGACTGGCGGCGGACGTGGAGCATCGCACCCGCCTCCGGCAGGGCGTACGGCGTGGAGTCCGCTATCCCGGCGACGTGGGTGTACGCGGGTTCGCCACCGGGCTCCAGGGGCGCCAGCCACATCTGAACGAACGTCAGCGGGCTTGCCCCGTCGTTGCGCTCGACATGACGCACGCCGCCGCCCGAACTGAGGTGCTGGACGTCACCGGCCCGTACGACGGTGGCGTGCGCGGCCGAGTCACGGTGGGTGAGTTCGCCCTCCACCACCCACGTGACGATCTCGGTGTGGCTGTGCGGGTGCTCGTCGAAGCCGGCCCCCGGGGCGAGACGCTCCTCGTTGCACGCCAGGATCGGGCCGAACCGCAGGTTGTCCGGGTCGTAGAACCGCCCGAAGGAGAAGGCGTGCAGCGTCTCGATGCCCGCGGAGTCACCCGTGGCCGGGTCCCCGCCGCGGAAGCGGTCGCCGGAGCGGCGTACGTCCATCACGTCCCCACGGTATCCCCGGTGGCCGGTCGGCCGCCCCGCCCCTCCGGGTTCGTGTCCCGATAAGGCAGTCTTGTGTCCGTGCCCCGACCCGATCCTGAGCAGCCCGCCGCGAACGACGCCCATCTCCACGCCGCGACCCTGAAACGCCTGGAGCAGTCCTCCGGCCGGCTGGCCGCCAACGCCATCGCCCGCATGGACGAGGCGCTTCCGTGGTACCGGGCCATGCCCCCGGAGAACCGGTCCTGGATCGGCTTGGTCGCCCAGGCCGGCATCGCCGCGTTCACGGAGTGGTTCCGTCACCCGGAGACGCCGCAGGCGATCTCCACCGACGTGTTCGGCACCGCTCCGCGCGAGCTGACCAGGGCCATCACCCTGCGCCAGACCGTGGAGATGGTGCGTACGACGATCGAGGTCATGGAGGCCGCGATCGACGAGGTCGCGGCGCCCGGCGACGAGTCGGTGCTGCGTGAGGCCCTGCTCGTCTACGCGCGCGAGATCGCCTTCGCCACCGCCCAGGTGTACGCGCAGGCCGCCGAGGCCCGCGGCGCGTGGGACGCCCGGCTGGAGTCGCTCGTCGTGAACGCGGTGCTGTCGGGCGAGGCGGACGAGGGTGCCGTGTCCCGGGCGGCGGCGCTCGGCTGGAACTCCCCCGAGCACGTCTGCGTCGTGCTCGGCACCGCCCCGGAAGGGGACAGCGAGCTCACCGTGGAGGCCATCCGGCGGGCCGCGCGGCACGCGAAGCTCCAGGTCCTGACCGGAGTGCTCGGCCACCGCCTGGTCGTGATCGCCGGCGGCAGCGACAACCCCCTGAACGTGGCGAAGTCGCTGATCGGCCCGTACGCCGCCGGCCCCGTCGTCGCCGGGCCCGTGGTGCCCGACCTGCTCGCGGCCACCCGGTCCGCGCAGGCGGCGGCGGCCGGGCTCAAGGCTTGTTCGGCGTGGCAGGACGCGCCGCGCCCCGTGTTGTCGGACGATCTCCTTCCGGAGCGCGCGATGGCGGGTGACCCGGCCGCACGCGATCAGCTGGTGGAGGAGATCTACAGACCGCTCGAAGAAGCGGGCTCGGCACTTCTGGAGACGTTGAGTGTGTATCTCGAACAGGCGAGCAGCCTGGAGGGCGCGGCCCGGATGCTGTTCGTGCACCCCAATACCGTGCGCTACCGGCTGCGACGTGTGACCGACGTCACCGGATGGTCACCCTCGGACGTGCGTTCCGCGTTCACGCTGCGGATCGCCCTCATCCTGGGGCGCTTGGCCGACGGCGACTCCCAGCTCTAGACTTTTGTCGAACTTCAACAATTCCCCTGACGGTTCTTCGTCCCTGTCCCCACGGGCGTCCGGGGCCGTCCACAAGAGAGAGTGTGAGGGTGCTCGTACTCGTCGCTCCCGGCCAAGGCGCTCAGACGCCCGGCTTCCTGACTCCCTGGCTCGAACTCCCCGGTGCCGCAGACCGCATCGCGGGCTGGTCCGAGGCCATCGGGCTCGACCTCGCCCACTACGGCACGAAGGCGGACGCGGACGAGATCCGCGACACGGCGGTGGCCCAGCCGCTGCTCGTCGCCGCCGGTCTCCTCTCGGCGTCCGCCCTGGACGCCTCCCCCGACCTCGTCGCGGGCCACAGCGTCGGTGAGATCACCGCCGCCGCGCTCGCCGGCGTCGTCGAGGACGAGGCGGCGCTCCGCTTCGTCCGCACCCGGGGTCTCGGCATGGCCGAGGCCGCCGCGATCACCGAGACGGGCATGGCCGCCCTCCTCGGCGGCGAACCCGAGGTCACGGTCCCGCACCTGGAGAAGCTGGGGCTCACCCCGGCCAACGTCAACGGCGGCGGCCAGATCGTCGCCGCGGGCACCGCGGCGCAGATCGCCGCCCTGCTCGACGACATGCCGGAAGGCGTGCGCCGGGTGGTTCCCCTCAAGGTGGCGGGCGCGTTCCACACGCACCACATGGCTCCGGCCGTGGACAGGCTCCGCGACGCCGCCGCCGCCCTGAAGGTCGCCGACCCGAAGGTGACGTACGTGTCGAACGCCGACGGGAAGACGGTCGCCACCGGCGACGAGGTCATCTCGCGGCTCGTCGGCCAGGTCGCCAACCCGGTCCGCTGGGACCTGTGCATGGAGACCTTCAAGGCCCTCGGTGTCACGGCCATCGTCGAGGCGGCGCCCGGTGGCACGCTGGTCGGGCTCGCCAAGCGCGCGCTGCCCGGCGTGAAGACCCTCGCGCTCAAGACCCCCGACGACCTCGACGCCGCCCGCGCGCTCATCTCCGAGCACGCGGGTGCCTAAGGAGCCCGCGAGCATGTCGAAGATCAAGCCCAGCAAGGGCGCCCCGTACGCACGGATCATGGGCGTCGGCGGCTACCGCCCGACCCGTGTCGTGCCCAACGAGGTGATCCTCGAGACGATCGACTCGTCCGACGAGTGGATCCGCTCCCGCTCCGGTATCGCCACCCGGCACTGGGCCTCCGACGAGGAGACCGTGTCGATGATGTCGGTGGAGGCCTCGGGCAAGGCCATCGCGGACGCCGGGATCACTCCCGAGCAGATCGGCGGAGTCATCGTCTCCACCGTCTCGCACTTCAAGCAGACCCCCGCCGTCGCGACGGACATCGCGCACCGGATCGGCGCGGGCAAGCCCGCCGCCTTCGACATCTCGGCCGGCTGCGCGGGGTTCGGCTACGGCCTCACCCTCGCCAAGGGCATGATCGTCGAGGGCTCGGCGGAGTACGTGCTCGTCATCGGTGTCGAGCGGCTCAGCGACCTCACCGACCTGGAGGACCGCGCGACGGCCTTCCTGTTCGGTGACGGCGCGGGCGCGGTCGTGGTCGGCCCGTCCCAGGACCCCGCCATCGGCCCCACGGTCTGGGGTTCCGAGGGCGACAAGTCCGAGACGATCAAGCAGACCGTGGCATGGAACGACTTCCACATCGGCGACGTCTCGAACCTGCCGCTCAACGAGCGGGGCGAGGTCAAGTTCCCGGCCATCACGCAGGAGGGCCAGGCGGTCTTCCGCTGGGCCGTCTTCGAGATGGCCAAGGTCGCCCAGCAGGCGCTGGAAGCGGCCGGGATCTCGCCGGAGGACCTGGATGTCTTCATCCCGCACCAGGCCAACATGCGGATCATCGACTCGATGGTGAAGACACTCAAGCTGCCGGAGCACGTCACGGTCGCCCGTGACGTGGAAACCACCGGCAACACGTCGGCCGCCTCGATTCCGCTCGCCATGGAGCGGCTTCTGGCGACCGGCCAGGCAAAGAGCGGCGACACGGCGCTCATCATCGGCTTCGGGGCGGGTCTCGTCTACGCCGCGACGGTCGTTACCCTCCCCTAGGCACACCGGACCTTTCGGTCCGCTCGCCCGAACCCTGCAGAAACACATCGAAGGAGCGCCAACATGGCCGCCACTCAGGAAGAGATCGTCACCGGTCTCGCCGAGATCGTCAACGAGATCGCCGGTATCCCGGTCGAGGACGTCCAGCTGGACAAGTCCTTCACCGACGACCTGGACGTCGACTCGCTGTCCATGGTCGAGGTCGTCGTCGCCGCCGAGGAGCGCTTCGACGTCAAGATCCCCGACGAGGACGTCAAGAACCTCAAGACGGTCGGCGATGCTGCCGAGTACATCCTGAAGCACCAGGGCTGACCCCAGCCCGTTCCGTGTGTCGCCACCCGGCGGTGGCGCCGCTGATTCACGACCCTCTACACGTGGAGAAGATTTTCCAGTGAGCCCGACCAATCGCACCGTGGTCGTCACCGGTATCGGCGCAACCACTCCGCTGGGTGGCGACTCCGCATCGACCTGGGAAGGTCTGATGGCCGGCCGCTCCGGCGTCAAGCCTCTCGAGGGCGAACGTTTCGCCGAACTGCCCGTACGGATCGCCGCCCTCGCGGCCGTCGACCCGAGCGAGGTTCTGCCCCGCCCGCTCGCCCGCAAGCTGGACCGCTCGGCGCAGTTCGCGCTGATCGCGGCCCGCGAGGCGTGGGCGGACGCGGGCTTCACCGGCAAGGCCGGTGAGGACGAGAAGATCCAGCCCGAGCGTCTGGGCTCGGTCATCGCCTCCGGCATCGGCGGCGTGATCACCCTGCTCGACCAGTACGACGTGCTGAAGGAGAAGGGCGTACGCCGCGTCTCCCCGCACACCGTGCCCATGCTCATGCCCAACGGCCCGGCGGCCAACGTCGGCCTCGAGGTCAACGCCCAGGCGGGCGTCCACACGCCGGTCTCGGCCTGCGCGTCGGGTGCCGAGGCCATCGGATACGCCGTCGAGATGATCCGCACCGGCCGTGCCGACGTGGTCGTCGCGGGCGGCACCGAGGCGGCGATCCACCCGCTGCCGATCGCCGCGTTCGCCAACATGATGGCGATGTCCAAGAGCAACGACGAGCCCGAGAAGGCCTCGCGTCCGTACGACACCGGCCGGGACGGCTTCGTCCTCGGCGAGGGTGCCGGCGTCGTGATCCTGGAGTCCGCGGAGCACGCCGCCGCGCGTGGCGCCCGGGTCTACTGCGAGGTGCTGGGCCAGGGCCTGTCCGCCGACGCCCACCACATCGCGCAGCCCGAGCCCAGTGGGCGCGGGATCGCCGCCGCGATGCGGAACCTGCTGGACTCCACGGACCTGAAGCCGTCCGAGGTCGTTCACCTGAACGCGCACGCCACGTCCACCCCGCAGGGTGACATCGCCGAGATCAAGGCGCTGCGCCAGGTGCTGGGCGACGACCTGGACCACGTCGCGATCTCCGCCACGAAGTCGATGACGGGCCACCTCCTCGGTGGCGCGGGCGGTATCGAGACCGTGGCGACCGTGCTGGCGCTGCGGCACCGGATGGCGCCGCCCACGATCAACGTCGACGAGCTCGACGCGGACGTCGACGCCGACATCGTGCGCGGTGAGCCGCGCGCGCTGCCCGAGGGTTCGATCGCCGCGATCAACAACTCGTTCGGTTTCGGCGGCCACAACGTGGTGCTCGCGTTCCGCTCCGTCTGACCGTCTGATCCACGCAAGGCCCGCTCCCCGCTCGGCGGTTTCCGCCGGGGGCGCGGGCCTTTCGCGTGCCGCGTCCGGTGCGTGGGCCCCGGACGGCCGTACGGCTCGGGGTCTGCGGGGGCGGTCGGTGTCCGGGGCGGCGCGTCGGCGCGGTGCCGCGCCCGCGCGCGTACGGCGGGGCGGGCGGCGCCGGGCGGGGCGGGGCGGGGCGGGGTCAGACGACCTGGTGCAGCCAGCGGACGGGGGCGCCCTCACCCGCGTGCCGGAAGGACTCCAGTTCGTCGTCCCAGGGCTTGCCCAGGAGCTTGGCGACCTCGGCCTCCAGGTCGGTCTCGCCGCTCACCGAGCGTGCCAGGGCAGCCCGCAGCCGGTCCTCGGGGATCAGGATGTCGCCGTGCATGCCGGTGACGGCGTGGAAGATGCCGAGGCCGGGCGTGGAGCTGTAGCGCTCGCCCTCGGCCGTCGGGCACGGCTCGGCCGTCACCTCGAAGCGCAGCATGTCCCAGCCGCGCAGCGCGGAGGCGAGCTCCGACGCG is drawn from Streptomyces sp. NBC_00178 and contains these coding sequences:
- a CDS encoding aldo/keto reductase yields the protein MTGTGKIATTTLGTDGPRTGVQGLGCMGISEFYGDTDEAAARDTLEAALEAGVTLFDTADVYGRGANETFLAPFVAAHRDEITLATKFAIERTDDPHYRGVRNDPAYIRRAVEASLRRLGTDVIDLYYMHRRDPLVPLAESVGAMAELVREGKVGQLGLSEVTGAELREAHAVHPIAALQSEWSLFSRDVERSAVPAAAELGVTLVPYSPLGRGFLTGAFADAGKELGADDFRTHQPRFTGENARTNSALLEPVHEIAAAHGATAAQVALAWVQQRSEVHGLSVVPIPGTRRRSRLLENAGATRLTLSERELLALEPLAGQVAGDRYPDMSSTATARE
- a CDS encoding MerR family transcriptional regulator; protein product: MTVMESTSARTDTCASAPKAHPRPEGQDRYTISEVVALSGLTAHTLRWYERIGLMSHVDRSHTGQRRFTNRDLDWLAFVGKLRLTGMPVADMVRYAELVREGEHTFAERQELLEATRRDVRERIAELQGTLAVLDFKIDFYGGARAASERA
- a CDS encoding serine hydrolase domain-containing protein, encoding MQSLAMIENWPVPTAAAAVVTADGTTVGAHGPTAHRFPLASVSKPLAAYAALVAYEEGAVELDEPAGPEGSTVRHLLAHTSGLAFDEHRVTAAPGTRRLYSNAGFEVLGDHIAKATDIPFPEYVRQAVLEPLGMTATTLEGSPAKDGVSTVDDLARFAAEVQAPRLLDPRTVLAAQTVVHPGLKGVLPGYGHQNPNDWGLGFEIRDSKAPHWTGSSSSPAAFGHFGQSGTFLWIDPAAGAACVALTDRAFGPWAAEVWPEFTDAVLAELASR
- a CDS encoding pirin family protein codes for the protein MMDVRRSGDRFRGGDPATGDSAGIETLHAFSFGRFYDPDNLRFGPILACNEERLAPGAGFDEHPHSHTEIVTWVVEGELTHRDSAAHATVVRAGDVQHLSSGGGVRHVERNDGASPLTFVQMWLAPLEPGGEPAYTHVAGIADSTPYALPEAGAMLHVRRQSEGERTAVPDAVGVYVHVVRGRVLLGGEELGPGDSARITGASGLELEALERSETLVWELASV
- a CDS encoding PucR family transcriptional regulator — protein: MPRPDPEQPAANDAHLHAATLKRLEQSSGRLAANAIARMDEALPWYRAMPPENRSWIGLVAQAGIAAFTEWFRHPETPQAISTDVFGTAPRELTRAITLRQTVEMVRTTIEVMEAAIDEVAAPGDESVLREALLVYAREIAFATAQVYAQAAEARGAWDARLESLVVNAVLSGEADEGAVSRAAALGWNSPEHVCVVLGTAPEGDSELTVEAIRRAARHAKLQVLTGVLGHRLVVIAGGSDNPLNVAKSLIGPYAAGPVVAGPVVPDLLAATRSAQAAAAGLKACSAWQDAPRPVLSDDLLPERAMAGDPAARDQLVEEIYRPLEEAGSALLETLSVYLEQASSLEGAARMLFVHPNTVRYRLRRVTDVTGWSPSDVRSAFTLRIALILGRLADGDSQL
- a CDS encoding ACP S-malonyltransferase, which translates into the protein MLVLVAPGQGAQTPGFLTPWLELPGAADRIAGWSEAIGLDLAHYGTKADADEIRDTAVAQPLLVAAGLLSASALDASPDLVAGHSVGEITAAALAGVVEDEAALRFVRTRGLGMAEAAAITETGMAALLGGEPEVTVPHLEKLGLTPANVNGGGQIVAAGTAAQIAALLDDMPEGVRRVVPLKVAGAFHTHHMAPAVDRLRDAAAALKVADPKVTYVSNADGKTVATGDEVISRLVGQVANPVRWDLCMETFKALGVTAIVEAAPGGTLVGLAKRALPGVKTLALKTPDDLDAARALISEHAGA
- a CDS encoding ketoacyl-ACP synthase III, with protein sequence MSKIKPSKGAPYARIMGVGGYRPTRVVPNEVILETIDSSDEWIRSRSGIATRHWASDEETVSMMSVEASGKAIADAGITPEQIGGVIVSTVSHFKQTPAVATDIAHRIGAGKPAAFDISAGCAGFGYGLTLAKGMIVEGSAEYVLVIGVERLSDLTDLEDRATAFLFGDGAGAVVVGPSQDPAIGPTVWGSEGDKSETIKQTVAWNDFHIGDVSNLPLNERGEVKFPAITQEGQAVFRWAVFEMAKVAQQALEAAGISPEDLDVFIPHQANMRIIDSMVKTLKLPEHVTVARDVETTGNTSAASIPLAMERLLATGQAKSGDTALIIGFGAGLVYAATVVTLP
- a CDS encoding acyl carrier protein is translated as MAATQEEIVTGLAEIVNEIAGIPVEDVQLDKSFTDDLDVDSLSMVEVVVAAEERFDVKIPDEDVKNLKTVGDAAEYILKHQG
- the fabF gene encoding beta-ketoacyl-ACP synthase II, which produces MSPTNRTVVVTGIGATTPLGGDSASTWEGLMAGRSGVKPLEGERFAELPVRIAALAAVDPSEVLPRPLARKLDRSAQFALIAAREAWADAGFTGKAGEDEKIQPERLGSVIASGIGGVITLLDQYDVLKEKGVRRVSPHTVPMLMPNGPAANVGLEVNAQAGVHTPVSACASGAEAIGYAVEMIRTGRADVVVAGGTEAAIHPLPIAAFANMMAMSKSNDEPEKASRPYDTGRDGFVLGEGAGVVILESAEHAAARGARVYCEVLGQGLSADAHHIAQPEPSGRGIAAAMRNLLDSTDLKPSEVVHLNAHATSTPQGDIAEIKALRQVLGDDLDHVAISATKSMTGHLLGGAGGIETVATVLALRHRMAPPTINVDELDADVDADIVRGEPRALPEGSIAAINNSFGFGGHNVVLAFRSV
- a CDS encoding DUF3145 domain-containing protein, whose protein sequence is MTTRGVLYVHSAPRALCPHVEWAVAGVLGVRVQLDWIRQPASPGTWRSEFSWKGRAGTASELASALRGWDMLRFEVTAEPCPTAEGERYSSTPGLGIFHAVTGMHGDILIPEDRLRAALARSVSGETDLEAEVAKLLGKPWDDELESFRHAGEGAPVRWLHQVV